A window from Candidatus Schekmanbacteria bacterium RIFCSPLOWO2_02_FULL_38_14 encodes these proteins:
- a CDS encoding 30S ribosomal protein S7: MPRKKLFKKRVISSDLKYNSVLIQRFINGIMKNGKKRLAEKVFYDAIDIMEEKTKLKEPINLFQKAIENVRPSLEVKSRRVGGSTYQIPIEVPSDRRVSLAIRWIIGFAKKRKGGDMQHKLADELIDAANNTGSAVKKKIDTHKMAEANKAFAHYKW; the protein is encoded by the coding sequence ATGCCAAGAAAAAAGCTTTTTAAAAAGAGAGTAATTTCATCAGACTTAAAATACAACTCTGTGCTTATACAGAGGTTCATTAACGGAATCATGAAAAATGGAAAGAAAAGACTGGCTGAAAAGGTTTTCTATGATGCAATTGATATAATGGAAGAGAAAACCAAATTAAAAGAACCCATAAACCTGTTTCAGAAGGCAATAGAAAATGTTAGGCCCTCTCTTGAAGTAAAATCAAGAAGAGTCGGTGGTTCAACATACCAGATACCTATAGAGGTTCCTTCAGACCGCAGGGTATCTCTTGCTATAAGATGGATAATTGGTTTTGCCAAGAAGAGAAAAGGTGGTGATATGCAGCATAAGCTTGCTGATGAACTGATTGATGCAGCTAACAACACAGGGTCTGCTGTTAAGAAGAAGATAGATACCCACAAGATGGCTGAAGCAAACAAAGCCTTTGCCCACTATAAATGGTGA
- a CDS encoding translation elongation factor G — protein sequence MPRIIPLNMTRNIGIMAHIDAGKTTTTERILYYTGISHKMGEVHDGTATMDWMEQEQERGITITSAATTCFWRDLRVNIIDTPGHVDFTIEVERSLRVLDGAVAVFCAVGGVEPQSETVWRQADKYKVPRIAFVNKMDRVGADLFRCINMMKTRLGANPVLIQLPLGKEGDFYGVIDLIKMKAICYDEDTLGSKYTIREIPEQELNSAKEYREKMIESLCDVNEEIMHSFLSGENVKEEVLLKTIREGTVKNKITPVICGTAFKNKGVQLLLDAVVDFLPSPIDIPPTEGIDSNKKEKVLILADDNKPFTALAFKIMADPFVGQLTFFRVYSGVLNSGSYIYNSTKGVKERIGRLLKMHANKREEIKEVNAGDIAAAVGLKSTFTGDTLCTNEYPIILEAMTFPEPVISVAIEPKTKADEEKLGTALSKLAQEDPSFKVSFDTETSQTIISGMGELHLEILVDRMLREFKVAANVGKPQVAYKETIKNSFEAEGKFIRQSGGRGQYGHVWLKVEPSEHGKGFQFVNDIVGGAIPREYISAVEKGVKEATENGVLAGYPIVDITVTVFDGSFHEVDSSEMAFKIAASMAFKSAVKNSQPRLIEPIMSVEVVVPEEYVGDIIGDINSRRGHIKGMEVRPGTQIIKATVPLAEMFGYATVIRSMTQGRATYTMQFYYYDEVPKGIAEEIITKVQGVEKVA from the coding sequence ATGCCAAGAATTATACCCCTTAATATGACTAGAAATATTGGAATTATGGCACACATAGATGCTGGCAAAACCACCACTACTGAGAGGATACTGTATTATACCGGCATATCCCATAAAATGGGCGAGGTTCATGACGGAACAGCTACAATGGACTGGATGGAGCAGGAGCAGGAAAGAGGCATTACCATTACTTCTGCTGCGACAACATGCTTCTGGCGCGACTTAAGGGTTAACATAATAGATACACCAGGCCATGTGGATTTTACAATTGAGGTTGAGAGATCTCTGAGGGTTCTTGACGGGGCTGTTGCAGTTTTTTGCGCAGTAGGCGGGGTAGAGCCTCAGTCAGAGACTGTGTGGAGACAGGCAGATAAATACAAGGTTCCGAGAATTGCCTTTGTCAATAAGATGGACAGAGTTGGAGCAGACCTTTTCCGCTGCATTAATATGATGAAGACCAGACTTGGCGCCAATCCGGTATTGATTCAGCTTCCGCTGGGCAAGGAGGGAGACTTCTACGGAGTTATTGATTTAATAAAAATGAAAGCAATCTGCTATGATGAAGATACGCTGGGATCAAAGTATACTATAAGAGAAATTCCGGAGCAGGAGTTAAATAGTGCAAAGGAATACAGAGAAAAAATGATAGAAAGTTTATGCGATGTAAATGAAGAAATTATGCATAGTTTTTTATCCGGAGAGAATGTTAAAGAGGAAGTTCTGTTAAAGACAATAAGAGAAGGCACTGTAAAAAACAAGATAACACCAGTGATTTGCGGTACGGCATTCAAAAATAAAGGGGTGCAGTTGCTTTTGGATGCAGTGGTGGATTTTCTTCCATCACCAATAGATATCCCTCCAACAGAAGGCATTGACTCCAATAAAAAAGAAAAAGTTTTAATTCTGGCTGATGATAATAAACCCTTTACAGCCTTAGCCTTTAAAATAATGGCAGACCCCTTTGTTGGTCAGCTGACATTCTTCAGGGTTTATTCAGGAGTTCTTAACTCAGGGTCCTATATTTATAATTCGACCAAGGGAGTAAAGGAAAGAATCGGGCGGTTGCTTAAAATGCATGCAAACAAAAGGGAAGAGATAAAGGAAGTTAATGCAGGAGATATTGCGGCTGCTGTAGGGCTTAAAAGCACTTTTACCGGAGATACACTCTGTACAAATGAATACCCTATAATTCTTGAAGCGATGACATTTCCTGAGCCGGTTATTTCAGTTGCAATAGAACCAAAAACAAAGGCAGATGAGGAGAAGCTTGGAACTGCTTTATCCAAGCTGGCACAGGAAGACCCGTCATTTAAAGTGTCATTCGACACAGAGACAAGCCAGACAATAATATCCGGGATGGGAGAACTTCATCTTGAAATACTTGTAGACAGGATGCTCAGGGAATTTAAGGTTGCCGCAAATGTTGGAAAGCCGCAGGTTGCTTACAAAGAGACAATTAAAAATTCCTTTGAGGCAGAAGGAAAGTTTATAAGACAGTCAGGAGGCAGAGGGCAATACGGTCACGTATGGCTTAAAGTAGAACCTTCTGAGCATGGGAAGGGATTTCAATTTGTAAATGATATAGTTGGCGGAGCTATACCAAGAGAATATATATCTGCTGTTGAAAAGGGTGTTAAGGAAGCGACAGAAAACGGGGTACTTGCAGGTTATCCTATAGTTGATATCACAGTAACAGTCTTTGACGGTTCTTTCCATGAGGTTGACTCATCTGAAATGGCATTCAAAATTGCAGCTTCAATGGCGTTTAAGTCTGCTGTTAAGAATTCCCAGCCAAGACTAATTGAGCCTATAATGAGTGTTGAGGTTGTTGTTCCTGAAGAATATGTTGGAGACATAATTGGAGACATTAATTCCAGAAGAGGCCATATTAAGGGGATGGAAGTCAGACCCGGTACGCAGATTATTAAGGCTACAGTACCGCTTGCAGAAATGTTTGGATATGCTACTGTTATAAGGTCTATGACACAGGGAAGGGCTACATATACAATGCAATTCTACTATTATGATGAGGTGCCAAAGGGAATAGCTGAGGAGATTATTACCAAGGTTCAGGGGGTAGAGAAAGTAGCCTGA
- a CDS encoding DNA-directed RNA polymerase subunit beta' → MDDFISHFNEAKDPIKFNAIKISLASPERIRSWSYGEVTKPETINYRTFKPERDGLFCAKIFGPIKDWECNCGKYKRMKHRGITCEKCGVEVIQSKVRRERMGHIELASPVAHVWFLKGLPSRVGALLNMSLKVLERVLYFEAFVVIEEGEPKNKNGVDNPYRDNDLLTEDQYAKVIEGKWCIEDGKEICQICGAAWEGAANKIEEHLKAHNLTTDEYRNQYNSAPQGFQAGIGAEALRYLLKSLNLDSLSESLRKEINKSKSVQSKKNLTKRLRIVEAFRRSANKPEWMILGVIPVIPPELRPLVPLEGGRFATSDLNDLYRRVINRNNRLKRLRELEAPDVIIRNEKRMLQESVDALFDNGRRGRALKGANQRPLKSLSDMLKGKQGRFRQNLLGKRVDYSGRSVIVVGPTLKLNQCGIPKMMALELFKPFIYHKLEKKGFVTTIKGAKKMVDKLRPEVWDILDEVIKDHPVLLNRAPTLHRLGIQAFDPILIEGKAIRVHPLVCAAFNADFDGDQMAVHVPLSSEAQLEARLLMMSINNILSPADGRPLAVPSQDIVLGLYYLTKPLAGVKGEGKCFSSVSEVIIACDMNELDIHSRIEVRINGHRVKTTAGRTILYDIVPKEIPFELVDKEMKKKNISEIVGYCYRIVGPRKTVEFLDKLKELGFKYATKAGISICVDDLKVPKKKPLLLEGARNDIIKIDKQHREGAITAGERYNKVIDTWAHATEKLSEELLSELKTDDERVTNVECTKGSYYNPIYMMIDSGARGSSQQVQQLAGMRGLMAKPSGEIIETPIESNFKEGLSVLEYFISTHGARKGLADTALKTANSGYLTRRLVDVAQDLIIFKEDCGTLDGIELDALMEGGEIIEPLGERILGRNALDDILDPVTEEVIVKANDEIDEEIVEKIEDLGIDKVKIRSVLTCESRTGVCVKCYGRNLANGKMIEIGDTVGIIAAQSIGEPGTQLTMRTFHIGGTASGGATLSMRHSKNPGKVRFENLKTLKTKDRELVVISRKSLLIVEEGKKRFRNYQVEYGAKMKVKDKEEVKAGQLLFEWDPHSKVIICEKTGKVKFGDIIENVTMQEEVDKVTGHSKKVIVEHKEEKKQPRISIKDDNNKTCARYILPTGARLEVNEGDAISAGEVIVKIPRETTKTKDITVGLPRVEELLESRKPKDQAIISEIDGRVRFEGFIKGMRKIVISPDKGEPKEYLIPKGKHISVQEDEFVKAGEPLMDGSPNPHDILKVLGPKELQKYMVAGVQEVYKLQGVNINDKHIEIIVRQMLKKVKIKDSGDTDFIIGQPVDRFEVIDENAKMTKSKKKPADWEPILLGITKASLTTESFMAAASFQETTRILTEASINGKIDNLKGLKENVIMGRLIPAGTGLKKYKNLKLNLSERE, encoded by the coding sequence TTGGATGATTTTATTTCTCATTTTAACGAAGCAAAAGACCCAATAAAATTTAACGCAATAAAAATATCCCTGGCTTCGCCTGAAAGAATAAGATCGTGGTCGTATGGGGAAGTCACCAAACCTGAGACAATAAACTACCGCACATTTAAGCCTGAAAGGGATGGTTTGTTCTGTGCTAAAATTTTTGGTCCTATCAAGGACTGGGAGTGTAACTGCGGTAAATACAAGAGAATGAAGCACAGAGGTATAACTTGCGAGAAATGCGGTGTTGAGGTAATTCAGTCAAAGGTAAGACGTGAGAGGATGGGCCATATTGAGCTTGCTTCACCGGTTGCGCATGTATGGTTTTTAAAAGGGCTTCCCAGCAGAGTCGGTGCTCTGCTTAATATGTCACTAAAGGTGCTTGAAAGGGTTCTCTATTTTGAAGCCTTTGTTGTAATTGAAGAAGGAGAACCAAAAAATAAAAACGGAGTTGATAACCCTTACAGGGACAACGACCTTTTAACAGAAGACCAGTATGCAAAAGTCATAGAGGGAAAATGGTGTATAGAAGATGGCAAGGAGATATGCCAGATATGCGGCGCAGCATGGGAAGGGGCTGCCAACAAAATTGAAGAGCATCTTAAAGCTCACAATCTCACAACAGATGAATACAGGAATCAGTACAACTCAGCGCCACAGGGATTCCAGGCAGGAATCGGAGCAGAGGCATTGAGGTACCTTCTAAAAAGTCTTAACCTTGACAGCCTTTCAGAATCGCTTCGCAAGGAAATCAATAAATCAAAATCAGTTCAGAGCAAAAAGAATTTAACAAAGAGATTGCGCATAGTTGAGGCTTTCAGGCGTTCAGCTAATAAGCCTGAATGGATGATTTTGGGTGTTATACCTGTTATCCCTCCTGAGCTGAGACCTCTTGTTCCTCTTGAAGGGGGAAGGTTTGCCACATCAGATTTAAATGACCTCTACAGAAGGGTTATTAACAGGAATAACAGGCTAAAAAGACTGAGAGAGCTTGAAGCTCCTGATGTTATTATCAGAAATGAAAAGAGAATGCTTCAGGAATCAGTTGATGCACTGTTTGACAACGGAAGGCGCGGAAGGGCTTTGAAGGGAGCAAATCAGAGACCATTGAAATCTCTCAGTGATATGCTTAAGGGAAAACAGGGAAGGTTCAGGCAGAACCTTTTGGGTAAAAGGGTGGATTACTCAGGAAGGTCAGTTATTGTTGTTGGCCCAACTCTGAAGCTTAATCAGTGCGGTATTCCTAAAATGATGGCTCTGGAGCTTTTCAAGCCTTTCATCTATCACAAACTTGAGAAAAAAGGGTTTGTGACGACCATCAAGGGCGCGAAAAAAATGGTTGATAAACTCAGACCAGAGGTATGGGATATTCTTGATGAGGTCATAAAGGACCACCCAGTGCTCCTGAACCGCGCACCAACTCTTCACAGACTTGGAATACAGGCTTTTGACCCTATACTAATTGAGGGGAAGGCCATAAGGGTTCATCCCCTTGTTTGCGCAGCTTTTAATGCGGATTTTGACGGTGACCAGATGGCTGTACACGTGCCTCTTTCAAGCGAGGCCCAGCTTGAGGCAAGACTGCTGATGATGTCAATAAATAATATTCTTTCACCTGCCGACGGAAGACCTCTGGCTGTTCCGAGCCAGGATATAGTTCTCGGGCTCTATTACCTGACAAAACCTCTAGCTGGGGTAAAAGGCGAGGGAAAATGTTTTTCAAGTGTTTCAGAGGTAATAATAGCATGTGATATGAATGAGCTTGATATTCATTCCAGGATAGAAGTGAGGATAAACGGACACAGGGTAAAGACAACAGCCGGAAGGACAATTTTATATGATATTGTTCCAAAAGAAATACCGTTTGAGCTTGTTGACAAGGAGATGAAGAAAAAGAACATCTCAGAGATTGTGGGTTATTGCTACAGGATTGTGGGACCGAGAAAGACTGTGGAATTTCTTGATAAATTAAAGGAACTCGGATTCAAATATGCGACTAAAGCCGGAATTTCAATATGCGTAGATGATCTCAAGGTTCCAAAGAAAAAACCATTGCTTCTTGAAGGTGCAAGAAACGATATAATCAAAATCGATAAACAGCACAGGGAGGGAGCAATAACTGCAGGGGAGCGGTATAATAAGGTAATAGATACCTGGGCTCATGCTACAGAGAAACTTTCAGAAGAGCTCTTAAGTGAACTCAAGACAGATGATGAGAGAGTTACGAATGTGGAGTGTACAAAAGGGAGTTACTACAACCCAATATATATGATGATTGATTCCGGTGCCAGGGGTTCTTCCCAGCAGGTGCAGCAGCTGGCAGGAATGAGGGGCTTGATGGCAAAGCCTTCAGGAGAGATAATTGAAACCCCGATTGAGTCAAATTTCAAGGAAGGGCTCTCAGTGCTTGAATACTTTATTTCAACTCACGGAGCCAGAAAGGGACTTGCTGATACAGCACTTAAAACAGCAAACTCAGGTTACCTGACAAGAAGGCTTGTTGATGTTGCCCAGGATTTAATTATTTTTAAAGAAGACTGCGGAACGCTTGATGGGATTGAGCTGGATGCATTGATGGAGGGAGGAGAGATAATTGAACCTCTCGGTGAAAGAATTTTGGGAAGGAATGCACTTGATGACATACTAGACCCTGTGACAGAAGAGGTGATCGTAAAAGCAAACGATGAGATAGATGAAGAAATAGTTGAGAAAATAGAAGATCTGGGAATAGACAAGGTCAAGATCCGCTCAGTTTTAACATGTGAATCAAGAACCGGTGTATGCGTGAAATGCTATGGCAGAAACCTTGCAAACGGCAAGATGATAGAGATAGGAGATACGGTTGGGATAATTGCTGCCCAGTCAATAGGTGAGCCGGGAACACAGCTTACAATGAGAACATTCCACATTGGTGGTACTGCAAGCGGCGGCGCGACTCTTTCCATGCGCCATTCAAAAAACCCTGGAAAGGTCAGATTTGAAAATCTAAAGACCCTGAAGACCAAAGACAGAGAACTTGTTGTTATCAGCAGAAAGAGTTTGCTGATTGTTGAGGAGGGGAAAAAACGTTTCAGGAATTACCAAGTTGAATATGGCGCAAAGATGAAGGTTAAGGATAAAGAGGAGGTAAAGGCAGGGCAACTCCTGTTTGAATGGGATCCTCACAGCAAAGTAATAATCTGCGAGAAAACAGGGAAGGTCAAGTTCGGGGACATCATTGAAAATGTAACAATGCAGGAAGAGGTTGATAAAGTTACAGGACATTCAAAGAAGGTTATAGTAGAGCATAAGGAGGAAAAGAAACAGCCGCGAATTTCAATAAAAGATGACAACAATAAAACCTGTGCAAGATATATTCTTCCGACAGGAGCTCGTCTTGAAGTTAATGAGGGAGATGCAATCTCAGCAGGAGAGGTTATAGTAAAAATCCCGAGAGAAACGACCAAGACAAAAGATATAACTGTAGGTCTTCCAAGGGTTGAAGAGCTTCTTGAGTCAAGAAAACCAAAGGATCAGGCTATAATAAGCGAGATTGACGGAAGAGTAAGGTTTGAAGGTTTCATAAAGGGAATGCGCAAGATTGTTATCTCACCCGACAAGGGAGAGCCAAAGGAATATCTGATTCCTAAAGGAAAACACATAAGTGTTCAGGAGGATGAATTTGTAAAAGCTGGTGAACCTCTGATGGACGGCTCGCCCAACCCGCACGATATCCTGAAAGTCCTGGGTCCAAAAGAGCTTCAGAAGTATATGGTCGCTGGAGTTCAGGAAGTTTACAAGCTTCAGGGAGTCAACATAAATGATAAACACATAGAAATAATCGTGAGACAGATGCTGAAGAAAGTGAAGATAAAGGATTCCGGAGATACAGACTTTATCATAGGGCAGCCCGTTGACAGGTTTGAAGTGATAGATGAAAATGCAAAGATGACAAAGAGCAAAAAGAAGCCTGCTGACTGGGAACCAATACTTCTTGGGATAACCAAGGCATCTCTGACAACAGAAAGTTTCATGGCAGCTGCATCATTCCAGGAAACAACGAGAATCCTGACTGAAGCAAGTATAAACGGAAAAATAGATAACCTGAAGGGTCTGAAAGAGAATGTAATTATGGGAAGGCTTATACCTGCAGGAACAGGACTTAAAAAATATAAGAATCTGAAACTCAATCTTAGCGAAAGAGAATAG
- a CDS encoding 30S ribosomal protein S12: protein MPTINQLVRNGRKALKEKSSSSALNRSPQKRGVCVRVYTTTPKKPNSALRKVARVRLTNGFEITSYIPGIGHNLQEHSIVLIRGGRVKDLPGVRYHIVRGSLDSVGVADRKKSRSKYGAKRAK, encoded by the coding sequence ATGCCAACAATAAATCAATTAGTTAGAAATGGACGCAAGGCACTCAAGGAGAAGTCATCCTCTTCTGCGTTAAACCGTTCTCCTCAAAAGAGAGGTGTGTGTGTCAGGGTTTATACAACGACCCCGAAAAAACCAAACTCAGCTTTAAGAAAGGTTGCAAGAGTAAGGCTTACAAACGGGTTTGAGATTACATCCTATATTCCGGGTATTGGTCACAATCTTCAGGAGCATTCCATAGTATTGATAAGGGGTGGAAGAGTAAAGGACTTACCGGGTGTGCGTTATCACATTGTACGTGGGTCTCTTGATTCTGTCGGGGTTGCTGACAGGAAGAAGAGCAGGTCCAAGTATGGTGCTAAAAGAGCCAAGTAA